One window of the Leucobacter komagatae genome contains the following:
- a CDS encoding electron transfer flavoprotein subunit beta/FixA family protein, giving the protein MKIVVLVKEVPDTYGDRKLNLETGIADRAASDTVLDEIGERALEAALSYADANDGTEVVVLTLAPESASGSIRKALGMGAHSAVHVVDEGLLGADLGLTAEVLAKAIARAGFDLVIAGNASTDGSGGAVPAMLAEHLRVPGLTGLSEVEISAAGVSGVRPVDGGVQKVSADLPAVISITEALPEARFANFKGIMAAKKKPLEVVSLADLGVDAEDPAAARSIMTAVAEKPARAAGVKIVDEGDAGTQLANYLIENRLV; this is encoded by the coding sequence ATGAAGATTGTCGTGCTGGTCAAGGAGGTTCCCGATACTTACGGGGATCGCAAACTGAACCTTGAGACAGGAATCGCAGACCGCGCGGCCTCTGACACCGTGCTTGACGAGATCGGCGAGCGCGCGCTCGAGGCGGCCCTGTCGTACGCTGACGCGAACGACGGCACCGAGGTTGTCGTCTTGACGCTCGCGCCCGAGAGCGCAAGCGGCTCCATTCGCAAGGCGCTCGGTATGGGCGCCCACTCCGCGGTGCACGTCGTCGACGAGGGGCTCCTCGGGGCAGACCTCGGCCTCACCGCCGAGGTGCTCGCGAAGGCGATCGCGCGCGCCGGCTTCGACCTCGTCATCGCGGGCAACGCGTCGACTGACGGCTCGGGCGGCGCGGTGCCCGCCATGCTCGCGGAGCACCTGCGCGTACCCGGGCTCACGGGGCTCAGCGAAGTTGAGATCTCGGCAGCCGGCGTCTCGGGCGTTCGCCCGGTCGACGGTGGCGTGCAGAAGGTCTCGGCCGACCTGCCCGCGGTCATCTCGATCACCGAGGCGCTGCCCGAGGCGCGCTTCGCGAACTTCAAGGGCATCATGGCGGCGAAGAAGAAGCCACTCGAGGTGGTCTCGCTCGCAGATCTCGGCGTCGACGCTGAGGATCCGGCGGCGGCGCGGTCGATCATGACCGCTGTCGCTGAGAAGCCGGCGCGCGCCGCGGGCGTAAAGATCGTTGACGAGGGCGACGCGGGCACTCAGCTCGCGAACTACCTCATTGAGAACCGACTGGTATAG
- a CDS encoding bifunctional 2-methylcitrate synthase/citrate synthase yields the protein MTENSTVQIQKGLAGVVADMTAISKVNPETNSLLYRGYPVQELAATQPFEAVAYLLWNGELPSAEQLAELRAEERRHRALADNVRAAIDLLPLSAHPMDEVRTAVSVIGASDVSGAGSVLDAAGSPEENLARSVRLYAALPAIVAYGQRRRRGEQLVEPRDDLDYAANFLWMTFGEEADEVVVDAFNRSMTLYAEHSFNASTFTARVITSTLSDLYSAVVGAIGALKGPLHGGANEAVMHIFDEIGEADKVVAWLDEALAEKRKIMGFGHRVYKRGDSRVPTMKAALDTLVEHYDRPDVAALYDALEGEFVSRKGIYPNLDYPSGPAYNLIGFDTLTFTPLFIASRVTGWTAHVMEQTASNALIRPLSAYNGVDERHIDGYVPDAEALAAAERPEELG from the coding sequence GTGACGGAGAATTCGACAGTCCAGATTCAGAAGGGCCTTGCCGGGGTCGTCGCCGATATGACGGCGATCTCGAAGGTCAACCCTGAGACCAACAGTCTCCTGTATCGGGGATACCCGGTGCAGGAGCTCGCGGCGACACAGCCCTTTGAGGCCGTCGCCTACCTGCTCTGGAACGGTGAACTGCCAAGCGCCGAGCAGCTCGCCGAGCTGCGGGCGGAGGAGCGGCGCCACCGCGCGCTCGCCGACAACGTGCGCGCCGCGATCGACCTGCTGCCGCTTAGTGCGCACCCGATGGATGAGGTGCGCACCGCAGTCAGCGTGATCGGGGCATCCGACGTGTCGGGGGCAGGATCGGTGCTCGACGCCGCGGGCAGCCCCGAGGAGAACCTGGCGCGGAGCGTCAGGCTGTACGCCGCGCTGCCAGCGATCGTCGCCTACGGCCAGCGCCGCAGGCGCGGCGAGCAGCTCGTGGAGCCGCGCGACGACCTCGACTACGCGGCGAACTTCCTGTGGATGACCTTCGGAGAGGAAGCAGACGAGGTCGTCGTCGACGCATTCAACCGCTCGATGACGCTCTACGCTGAGCACTCCTTCAACGCCTCCACGTTCACGGCGCGGGTGATTACCTCGACGCTGTCAGACCTCTACTCGGCCGTCGTCGGCGCGATCGGCGCCCTTAAGGGCCCACTCCACGGTGGTGCCAACGAGGCAGTCATGCACATCTTCGACGAGATCGGTGAGGCCGACAAGGTCGTCGCCTGGCTCGACGAGGCGCTCGCCGAGAAGCGGAAGATCATGGGTTTCGGCCACCGGGTATACAAGCGCGGCGACTCGCGTGTGCCGACGATGAAGGCGGCGCTCGACACCCTCGTCGAGCACTACGACAGGCCCGACGTTGCGGCGCTCTACGACGCGCTCGAGGGCGAGTTCGTGTCGCGCAAGGGCATCTACCCGAACCTCGACTACCCGTCGGGCCCGGCGTACAACCTCATCGGGTTCGACACCCTCACGTTCACGCCGCTGTTCATTGCCTCGCGCGTGACCGGGTGGACCGCGCACGTCATGGAGCAGACCGCGTCGAACGCGCTGATCCGCCCGCTCTCGGCCTACAACGGCGTCGACGAGCGCCACATTGACGGGTACGTGCCAGACGCCGAAGCGCTCGCCGCGGCCGAGCGCCCGGAGGAGCTGGGCTAG
- the prpB gene encoding methylisocitrate lyase → MLYSNTTPADKRRLFRERLATGELLRFPGAFNPLSARLIEQKGFEGVYISGAVLAADLGLPDIGLTTLTEVAGRGEQIARMTELPAIIDADTGFGEPMNVARTIQTLENAGIAGAHIEDQINPKRCGHLDGKAVVDESTATKRIRAARDARRDENFLIMARTDIRATADGPHGLELAKDRAKALVDAGADAIFPEAMRTLEEFEAIRSAVDVPLLANMTEFGKSELFTTQQLADVGMNIVIWPVSMLRISMGATGRALDTINEHGTLTSKLDEMQHRADLYDLVDYEAYNQFDTSVFNFEVER, encoded by the coding sequence ATGCTCTACTCAAACACCACCCCGGCCGACAAGCGTCGGCTGTTCCGCGAGCGGCTGGCAACGGGGGAGCTGCTGCGCTTCCCCGGCGCGTTCAACCCGCTCTCCGCGCGTCTCATCGAGCAGAAGGGCTTCGAGGGCGTGTACATCTCGGGGGCCGTGCTCGCTGCCGACCTCGGCCTCCCCGACATCGGGCTCACCACGCTGACCGAGGTCGCCGGCCGCGGCGAGCAGATCGCGCGCATGACCGAGCTGCCGGCGATCATCGACGCCGACACCGGTTTCGGCGAGCCGATGAACGTCGCGCGCACGATCCAGACGCTGGAGAACGCCGGGATCGCCGGCGCGCACATTGAGGATCAGATCAACCCGAAGCGTTGCGGGCACCTCGACGGCAAGGCCGTGGTTGACGAGTCGACCGCGACGAAGCGGATCCGCGCGGCACGCGACGCCAGGCGCGACGAGAACTTCCTCATCATGGCCCGCACCGACATCCGCGCGACCGCTGACGGCCCCCACGGGCTCGAACTCGCGAAGGATCGCGCGAAGGCCCTCGTCGACGCGGGTGCCGACGCGATCTTCCCCGAGGCGATGCGCACGCTCGAGGAGTTCGAGGCGATCCGCTCGGCGGTCGACGTGCCCCTACTGGCAAACATGACCGAGTTTGGCAAGAGCGAGCTGTTCACCACGCAGCAGCTCGCCGACGTCGGCATGAACATCGTGATCTGGCCTGTGTCGATGCTTCGCATCTCGATGGGGGCGACCGGCCGCGCGCTCGACACGATCAATGAGCACGGCACGCTCACCTCGAAGCTCGACGAGATGCAGCACAGGGCAGACCTGTACGATCTCGTGGACTACGAGGCATACAACCAGTTCGATACGAGCGTGTTCAATTTCGAGGTCGAGCGCTAA
- a CDS encoding MmgE/PrpD family protein codes for MTVIHNVRVYKSEETLPREEQLAWKIAEVATDPVEVDADVLDMIINRIIDNASVAAASLTRGPIVASRAQALSHPVSTGGKGASIFGLDAERTSPEWAAWTNGVAVRELDYHDTFLAAEYSHPGDNIPPILAVAQHVGKDGRALVRAIATGYEIQMDLVRAICLHKHKIDHVAHIGPSAAAGIGTLLGLDTETIYQAVGQGLHTTTATRQSRKGEISTWKAHAPAFAGKMAVEAVDRAMRGQTSPSPIYEGEDGVIAWMLDGPDAKYQVPLPAKGEAKRAILDSYTKEHSAEYQAQAWIDLARKLNGEHPELVDPANVKSIVLHTSHHTHYVIGSGANDPQKYDPNASRETLDHSIPYIFAVALQDGGWHHVDSYTPERAGRADTVELWHKITTAEDAEWTRRYHSEDPDEKAFGGRVEIELADGTKIVDEIAVADAHPLGARPFARDNYIAKFRLLAEPVLEPAEIERFLELVQRLPELSADEVRELNIVAKAGVIDLAAAPKGLF; via the coding sequence ATGACCGTCATTCACAACGTTCGCGTGTACAAGAGCGAAGAAACGCTCCCGCGTGAGGAGCAGCTCGCGTGGAAGATCGCCGAGGTCGCGACTGATCCCGTCGAGGTCGACGCCGATGTCCTCGACATGATCATCAACCGCATCATCGATAACGCCTCGGTTGCGGCAGCGTCGCTCACCCGCGGCCCGATCGTCGCCTCCCGCGCGCAGGCGCTCTCGCACCCCGTCTCGACGGGCGGCAAGGGCGCGTCAATCTTCGGCCTCGATGCTGAGCGCACGAGCCCGGAGTGGGCGGCCTGGACCAACGGCGTCGCGGTTCGCGAGCTCGACTACCACGACACCTTCCTCGCGGCCGAGTACTCGCACCCCGGCGACAACATCCCGCCGATCCTCGCGGTCGCTCAGCACGTTGGCAAGGACGGCCGCGCCCTCGTGCGCGCGATCGCCACCGGCTACGAGATTCAGATGGATCTCGTGCGCGCGATTTGCCTCCACAAGCACAAGATCGATCACGTCGCCCACATCGGCCCGTCGGCCGCGGCCGGCATCGGCACGCTGCTCGGCCTCGACACCGAGACGATCTACCAGGCCGTCGGCCAGGGCCTGCACACGACGACGGCGACCCGCCAGTCGCGCAAGGGCGAGATCTCGACCTGGAAGGCGCACGCGCCCGCGTTCGCGGGCAAGATGGCGGTCGAGGCCGTCGACCGCGCGATGCGCGGACAGACCTCGCCGAGCCCGATCTACGAAGGTGAAGACGGCGTCATCGCGTGGATGCTCGACGGCCCCGACGCGAAGTACCAGGTCCCGCTGCCCGCGAAGGGCGAGGCGAAGCGCGCGATCCTCGACAGCTACACGAAGGAGCACTCGGCCGAGTACCAGGCGCAGGCCTGGATCGACCTCGCGCGCAAGCTGAACGGTGAGCACCCCGAGCTCGTCGACCCGGCGAACGTGAAGAGCATCGTGCTGCACACGAGCCATCACACGCACTACGTGATCGGCTCGGGCGCGAACGACCCGCAGAAGTACGACCCCAATGCTTCACGTGAAACACTCGACCACTCGATCCCGTACATCTTCGCGGTCGCGCTGCAGGATGGCGGCTGGCACCACGTCGACTCGTACACCCCCGAGCGCGCAGGCCGAGCGGACACCGTCGAGCTGTGGCACAAGATCACGACCGCCGAGGATGCGGAGTGGACTCGCCGCTACCACTCGGAGGACCCCGACGAGAAGGCGTTCGGCGGCCGCGTGGAGATCGAGCTCGCCGACGGGACGAAGATCGTCGACGAGATTGCGGTCGCAGACGCTCACCCGCTCGGCGCGCGTCCGTTCGCCCGCGACAACTACATCGCGAAGTTCCGCCTGCTCGCCGAGCCCGTGCTCGAGCCGGCAGAGATCGAGCGCTTCCTCGAGCTCGTCCAGCGCCTGCCCGAGCTCTCGGCAGACGAGGTGCGCGAGCTCAACATCGTCGCGAAGGCGGGCGTCATCGACCTCGCGGCAGCCCCGAAGGGACTCTTCTAA
- a CDS encoding GntR family transcriptional regulator — protein MRASDRAYATLLDEIQRGELAPGTVLGEVEQAARLGVSRTPAREAIGRLISNGLAAQLSPRVTVVSDFQADDIRALFEVRRALEENTARIAAAKGDPVVFSELAEAFAAAHPESGEVAADSYYDLIARFDEALDAAVGNQYFTSALRTIRTHLARARRLARDNRARLHASVAEHTLIAQAIAAGDGELAAHATHVHLHNALASILTSLATSGASGDHHSTASPSEGTTP, from the coding sequence GTGCGGGCAAGTGATCGGGCGTATGCGACCCTCCTTGACGAGATCCAGCGTGGCGAACTCGCCCCCGGGACGGTGCTCGGCGAGGTCGAACAGGCGGCCCGCCTCGGCGTGAGCCGCACGCCGGCCCGTGAGGCAATCGGCAGGCTCATCTCGAACGGGCTCGCAGCCCAGCTTTCGCCGCGCGTCACCGTTGTCTCCGACTTCCAGGCCGACGACATCCGGGCGCTCTTCGAAGTGAGGCGCGCGCTTGAGGAGAACACCGCGAGGATCGCAGCGGCCAAGGGCGACCCGGTCGTCTTCTCCGAACTCGCTGAGGCGTTCGCGGCGGCCCACCCCGAGAGTGGGGAAGTGGCGGCCGACTCGTACTACGACCTCATCGCCCGCTTCGACGAAGCGCTCGACGCCGCCGTCGGCAACCAGTACTTCACGAGCGCGCTGCGCACGATCCGCACGCACCTCGCACGGGCTCGGCGGCTCGCCCGCGACAACCGCGCGAGGCTGCACGCCTCGGTTGCCGAGCACACGCTCATCGCCCAGGCCATCGCGGCCGGCGACGGCGAACTCGCCGCACACGCCACGCACGTGCACCTGCACAACGCGCTCGCCTCGATTCTTACGTCGCTCGCCACCTCTGGCGCGAGCGGCGATCATCACAGCACAGCATCACCGTCAGAAGGGACAACACCATGA
- a CDS encoding ABC transporter substrate-binding protein — MHTRSSRTPRRIGRLAALGLAALAGVTLLSACASADPLGDGAGGSGGSGGAGESQTLVVGSQDYYSNEIVAELYAQALEDGGFTVDRQLRIGQREVYMPEIESGSIDVFPEYTGNLLQYLDPEADATSSDDVYGALEAALPKGLRVLAQSEASDQDSYVVTSDFAKQHGLTEIGDLAGVEGLTLGGNSELAKRPYGPDGLKQVYGVDVAFTPIEDSGGPLTVKALRDGQVQLVDLYSADPVFADGDLVVLSDPKGLFLASHVVPVVSDKVDAEAAAIIDGVSAALTAEDLQQLGAQSVSDQAPASKIAAAWLKEKGLVG; from the coding sequence ATGCACACACGATCATCACGCACACCACGACGGATCGGCCGCCTCGCCGCCCTCGGGCTCGCGGCGCTCGCGGGGGTGACGCTGCTCTCCGCGTGCGCGTCGGCAGACCCACTCGGCGACGGTGCTGGGGGCTCGGGCGGCTCGGGCGGCGCCGGGGAGTCGCAGACGCTCGTCGTCGGGTCGCAGGATTACTACTCGAACGAGATCGTCGCAGAGCTCTACGCCCAGGCGCTCGAAGACGGCGGCTTCACCGTTGACCGCCAGCTGCGCATCGGCCAGCGCGAGGTGTACATGCCCGAGATCGAGTCGGGGTCCATCGACGTGTTCCCCGAGTACACGGGCAACCTGCTGCAGTACCTCGACCCTGAAGCAGACGCGACGTCGAGCGACGACGTCTATGGCGCCCTCGAGGCGGCGCTGCCCAAGGGGCTTCGCGTGCTCGCGCAGTCTGAGGCCTCCGACCAGGATTCGTACGTCGTCACGAGCGACTTCGCGAAGCAGCACGGCCTCACCGAGATCGGCGACCTCGCCGGGGTCGAAGGCCTCACGCTCGGCGGCAACTCTGAGCTCGCCAAGCGCCCCTACGGCCCCGACGGGCTCAAGCAGGTCTACGGTGTCGATGTTGCGTTCACCCCGATCGAGGATTCGGGCGGGCCGCTCACGGTGAAGGCGCTGCGCGACGGCCAGGTGCAGCTCGTTGACCTGTACTCGGCCGACCCGGTGTTCGCGGATGGCGACCTCGTGGTGCTCTCGGACCCGAAGGGGCTGTTCCTCGCGTCGCACGTGGTGCCTGTTGTCTCTGACAAGGTTGACGCAGAGGCGGCCGCGATCATCGATGGGGTTTCTGCGGCGCTGACAGCTGAGGACCTGCAGCAGCTCGGCGCTCAGTCGGTGTCTGATCAGGCGCCGGCGTCGAAGATTGCTGCGGCGTGGTTGAAGGAAAAGGGGCTGGTGGGCTGA
- a CDS encoding ABC transporter permease — protein MNLFAEALAWLSDGANWAGSGGIPARIGEHLWVSFLAVAIAAVIALPAGLLIGHTRRGVGAIGALTGAARALPTLGVLTVFALWLGIGLAAPLVALVVLAIPSLLAGAYSGVQAVPRETSQAARAIGMRPAQVIWQVEVPLALPVIVGGVRAAVLQVVATATLAAYTADLGLGRYLFTGLKTRDYGQMLGAAILVIALALLLEVGLAMLQRATSARLTAPATPEPSHTTATT, from the coding sequence ATGAACCTCTTTGCGGAGGCCCTCGCCTGGCTCTCAGACGGCGCGAACTGGGCCGGTTCAGGCGGTATCCCCGCGCGCATCGGCGAGCACCTGTGGGTCTCCTTCCTTGCGGTCGCGATCGCGGCGGTGATCGCGCTGCCGGCTGGCTTGCTGATTGGCCACACCCGCCGCGGGGTTGGGGCGATCGGGGCGCTCACGGGCGCCGCACGAGCGCTCCCGACGCTCGGCGTACTGACGGTGTTCGCCCTGTGGCTCGGCATCGGGCTCGCGGCCCCACTCGTCGCGCTCGTCGTGCTCGCGATCCCGTCGCTCCTCGCCGGGGCGTACTCGGGCGTGCAGGCCGTGCCGCGCGAAACGTCCCAGGCCGCGCGCGCGATCGGGATGCGCCCGGCGCAGGTGATCTGGCAGGTCGAGGTGCCGCTCGCGCTGCCCGTCATCGTCGGCGGGGTGCGCGCGGCCGTGCTGCAGGTCGTCGCGACGGCGACCCTCGCCGCCTACACCGCAGACCTCGGGCTCGGCAGGTACCTCTTCACCGGGCTGAAGACCCGCGACTACGGGCAGATGCTCGGGGCCGCGATCTTGGTCATCGCGCTCGCGCTGCTACTCGAAGTCGGGCTTGCGATGCTGCAGCGCGCGACCTCGGCGCGCCTAACCGCGCCCGCGACACCTGAGCCCTCACACACCACCGCAACAACCTGA